The following proteins are encoded in a genomic region of Bacteroidota bacterium:
- a CDS encoding sulfatase has translation MMSIFKATSLLTLLLLAGCQPPPTAQNAERQPNVIVMFVDDMGYADIGPFGATAYETPHLDRMADEGVRFTDFYASQPVCSASRAALLTGTYSNRIGIHGALGPSDTTGIHADEVTMAELFKSQGYATAMYGKWHLGHHPQFLPTRHGFDDFYGIPYSNDMWPNHPENPEAWPDLPTIEGEEIIGYNTDQRQFTTDFTTRSVSFIETSVEAATPFFLYVAHPMPHVPLFVSETRAGHSGAGLYGDVIKEIDWSIGQLLDTVKRLGVDENTLVIFTSDNGPWLSYGNHAGSAFPLREGKGTTWEGGVRVPFVARWPQQIPAGLEVATPAMTIDLFPTLATLIDAPLPDHTIDGKPIWSLMNGTDTVSPQEAYYFYYHRNALHGMRSGKWKLHFPHRYRTMQDRTLGKDGIPGKYNYGAEVGLELFDLEADIGEQQNVADQYPEVIARLTAMAEAKRAELGDALTETPATGARQVGIREPVN, from the coding sequence ATGATGTCGATTTTCAAAGCCACTTCTCTCCTGACACTGCTGCTCCTCGCTGGCTGCCAGCCCCCACCCACCGCACAAAATGCCGAGCGGCAGCCCAATGTAATTGTCATGTTTGTTGATGATATGGGCTATGCGGACATCGGCCCGTTTGGTGCAACGGCTTACGAAACGCCCCACCTTGACCGTATGGCAGATGAGGGGGTCCGGTTTACAGATTTCTATGCGAGCCAACCCGTTTGCTCAGCCTCCCGCGCAGCACTCCTGACAGGCACCTATTCAAACCGTATTGGCATACACGGTGCACTCGGCCCATCGGACACCACGGGCATCCATGCAGATGAAGTTACCATGGCCGAATTGTTCAAGAGCCAGGGTTATGCTACGGCCATGTACGGTAAGTGGCACCTCGGGCACCACCCACAGTTTTTGCCTACCCGCCATGGGTTTGATGATTTTTATGGCATTCCGTATTCGAATGATATGTGGCCAAACCATCCGGAAAATCCTGAAGCCTGGCCCGATCTTCCAACCATCGAGGGCGAAGAAATAATCGGGTACAACACCGACCAGCGCCAGTTCACAACAGATTTCACCACCCGCTCTGTTTCTTTTATAGAGACATCGGTTGAGGCTGCTACGCCGTTTTTCCTTTATGTGGCACATCCGATGCCCCATGTACCGCTTTTTGTATCAGAAACCCGCGCCGGCCATAGCGGCGCCGGCCTGTATGGCGATGTAATCAAAGAAATTGACTGGTCAATCGGACAACTCCTGGATACGGTAAAAAGGCTTGGGGTAGATGAAAACACCCTCGTAATCTTTACGTCCGACAACGGACCCTGGCTCAGCTACGGCAACCACGCCGGCTCTGCTTTTCCGCTCCGGGAAGGCAAAGGCACAACCTGGGAAGGTGGTGTGCGCGTACCCTTTGTTGCCCGCTGGCCACAACAAATTCCGGCCGGCCTCGAAGTAGCCACACCAGCCATGACCATCGACCTTTTCCCAACACTTGCCACCCTCATTGACGCCCCCCTGCCAGATCACACAATTGATGGTAAACCCATCTGGTCTTTGATGAACGGAACCGACACCGTGTCACCTCAGGAAGCCTATTACTTTTATTACCACCGCAATGCATTACACGGCATGCGCAGTGGGAAATGGAAGCTACACTTTCCCCATCGGTACAGAACGATGCAAGACCGCACCCTGGGCAAAGATGGGATACCGGGCAAATACAACTATGGCGCAGAGGTAGGACTCGAACTCTTCGATCTTGAGGCTGACATCGGCGAGCAACAAAACGTTGCAGATCAATATCCAGAAGTCATCGCCAGGCTTACAGCAATGGCTGAAGCCAAGCGGGCCGAGCTTGGAGACGCCCTAACAGAAACGCCTGCTACAGGTGCACGGCAAGTGGGCATCCGCGAACCTGTTAA